CCCTTCACCAAGAGCTGGTACGGCAAGAAGTGCGCCGACATGGTCCTGGACGAGTTCTCCAAGTGTGCTGCCAAGGCAAAGGTCCGCATGGCCGCCGGTGGTAAGAAGGAGTGCATCCTCGACTTCTGGGTCGCCAACATGATCGAGTCGGAGAATTACCGCAAGGCCGTCGAGAAGGGCGAGAAGGTCGAGAAGCCCTCCATGCTCATCCGCTGGTTCACCGACCTTGAAATCTCCATGACTCTTTTCACCTTCCTCTTCGCCTCCCAGGACGCCACCTCCTCCGCCGCCACCTGGCTGTTCCAAATCATGGCCGACCGTCCCGAGTACCTCGACAAGGTCCGCCAAGAGAACATTGACGCCCGCAACGGCGACATCCACGCCGAGATCTCGCTCGACGCGCTTGAGAAGCTGCCCTGGACCCGTGCAGTCGTCAAGGAGGTCCTTCGCTACCGCCCTCCCGTAATCATGGTTCCCTACCTCGCCAAGAAGGACTTCCCCCTCACTCCTGAATATACCGTTCCCAAGGGCTCCATGGTCATCCCGACCACCTACATGGCCCTGCATGACGAAGAGGCTTACCCTAACCCCGACTCGTACGAGCCCGAGCGCTGGATCACCGGTACTGCGGATCAGCAGACCAAGAACTGGCTCGTGTTCGGTACCGGGCCACATTACTGCTTGGGCCAGACATACGCGCAGGCCAACCTGATGCTCATGATCGGCAAGGCTAGTATGATGCTTGACTGGAACCACAAGGTTACCGATCTGAGCGAGGAGATCAAGGTGTTCGCCACCATCTTCCCTATGGTAAGCCTCGTTACGTTGCTTTTAGACGCAGGACCGTATACTAACACGAACCAGGACGACTGCCTTCTTACCTTCAAGGAGCGAACAGCGGCATAAACACACAGCTTTAGCTCGTCATGCGCAACTTTTAGCGATTCTCTGCATTTGCATTCGGCGCACCTTATTCTTGGTTCTTTGGGGCAAGGCGAACGTCTTTTCTCGTCTTTGCCCCTTTTAGATGTAATGATTGTACACCCTGTCACCTGTCAAAAGGTGGGGGGGCTTGAGATGATTTTAGGGTTCTGGTATAGGGACATGATCACGCGTACTGCACGCGGGGGCGAGAGAGACTAGGGGGCGAGGAGGTAATGGTAGGAGCAGTAGATGATATCAAGCAAATGTTCAACGTTCAACCAAGCATCCCTAGGTCTTACTGCGTGGCGTGCTGTCTTGGTTCTTGATCTGACTGGCTGAAGATTGTCATGTGCAACTGAGACATGCCAAGCATAGATCTGGGAGCTATGACCTAAACTTTTGGACGCGACTACCCTTCGTCACcacctgcttcttcttcgctCCACGCTTAATATATGATTTTCACGGCGCAGAGATTATAGGAAATAGTCCTGCGACTTCATCGATACTAGTCTTTGAACCATAGGAGACTCACCGACTAGACGACTTCCCCACCTGGGGCCTTACTCGCAGCGCCCACCAGACATATACAGTCACTGGCACTACAACACGACCAGCGCTGCATCCTCCGATATGGCGCCCTCCGCCACTCCCTCAGAACACGAGTCTTCACGCGTCGGACCCCACCCTTCATATATTGAGATCGCCAAACCCTACATCCTCCAGTCGCGCATCCAAACATGTCTCACCTCCCTCTCCATGACCGACGCCAAGGAAGATGCCGTGCGCCTGCAAGGCGTGACGTGGATCGACGCGGTACGCCGAGCGTTATCGCTGCCAATCCGCACATTCAACACGGCGGTCATCTACTATCACAAGTTTAGGCTGCTGCACGGGGACAACGAGTACAACTGGGCGGATGCGAGCGCGGCAGCATTGTTCACGGCCTGCAAGATTGAGGACACGCTCAAGAAGAGCAGGGAGATTCTATGCGCGAGTTGGAATCTAAAGGTCGGGCCTGGAGAGGCGCTGAGCAGCGACGATCCACGGTTCGAAAACCACTCCAAGCAAATCATCGGCCTAGAGAGACTCATGTTGGAGAGCGCCAGCTTTGACTTCCGCAACAGATATCCGCAGAAACTCATGGTCAAGCTTGCACGAGCGGTCAAGTTCGATCAGCACAACGAAGCGAAGACGGCCTGGAATTTGAGCGTGGATCTGTACAGGACGTTTGCGCCGCTCAAACAGAGCACGCCGACGCTGGCGATTGCGTGCTTAGAGCTGGCGGCACGATTGCACGAAAGGGATGCAGAGGCGCTGGTGGACAGAGGCGCGTGCAGGTACGCAAAGTGGGCTACAAGCAGAGGGGAGGTCATGGGTACGTCTCTAATCCCGcatctctagtatttgtgCGATGTTTAAAGGGCGCACAAGCTAACACACGCTAGAAACACTTCTTGACCTCCTCGATCTCTACACGCACCACCGCTCTTCGACTTCAATCGGCCCCCTCTACCCCCTCGAAACATTTATAAACATTCGTATCACCCTCAACACTGAAGCTTCGCGCCTCTCACTACCTCGCTACACTCCCTACGCCTCCGAAGCGTCTGCCTCACCCACTGCCTCTTCCACCCCAAAGACAGCCACAAATGGCTCAAAACCTCAACCACGAAACGGCATCGACACAATAAGTCCCAACACCCCTGATACCCCAGGAACGATCTCTCCCGGCCAGCCGCCAGCTAGTGCAATCGGCGTGAGAGGTCAGAACGGGACGGTCAGATTCATGCTGGACGCAGCGCGTGCAAGGGATGAAGCCGTCGAGGTTGACAAATACCACAAGATCGAGGAAGAAGAGTACGAAGTGGAGGTCCCTAACGACCGGGCTGATGATGCAGAAAGGCGCAGGGTGCGTTAAGTATGCTATTGGATCTTGCAATTTGAAATTTGCGTCTGAAGTCTTGCGTGTTGCACTGCAGAGCTTGCACGTGCATACTGAACTCTGACAATAGGGCAAACAAGGAAGAGAGGGCGCGAGAAAGTACCAGCAGACGTCCAGACAGTGTGAGCGCGACCACAACGAGGAGCAAAACACTGCAGTCACGAATTGCCACGCGGCCTCGCAACGATACGATGCTACTTGGAGTGCTCCATCATCGGCGAAACAAGCACCCGTTCAGCGTCGCGGCTTTGCAGCCTCGTCTAATGCGCTGCTTATTGGGTTGAATGGGCGGGGGAGACGGCTCGCGTGGGCAAGGCTGAGGATGGCGCGGGGAGAGAAGAGCGTATGGTGAGATGAGATGTTCGGTAGTGCGAAGCCTGCGGGCGAATGGACCGATCGATGCTCAGCATGCTACCAGTGCATTCCAAGTCGCGACTGCAACATGCAGAATTTGGCTCGCTTGTAGCCTCGAGCTTCCAGGCGGCAGGCGCGAAACGGTAGAGACGAGGAGGGGCGAAGTGCAAGCGTGACGTATCTGACAAGCCACTTTCACGACCAGCCTGTGCAAGCGTTGTTCCCACCGATTATCAAACCAACACGATTCTTGTCTCATTCGAAGCTTTTCACCCCGTCCTCTTCTCTGACAAACGATGCCAGCACCATCTAACCTACAGATATGATGAAATTTACGCGCGAAGAGACCGCGGCAGCTCTTGATCAGCTGATCCCACGGCCACCGTTCGATAATATTTGGCAAATGTCAGAAGCCGAACTTCTATCTGTTCAAAAAGTTCTTTGCTTGCACGAATCTTATGGATCATGGGCGCAAAGCCCTCGTCTGTACACATTGTTGCACATGCTGCAATGTGACCAGACAGTTCTCGACCAATTGCAACGCGCAAACATCACCGACTTCTGGCTACCCATTGACGAACCGACACTCGTCAGATTCGGTGTTAAGATCAAAATTGCGGACTTTCTTCGTGTACAACAATTTGTGCTTTCAGATCCCATCTACATGAGCAACGTAGTGCTGCTGGAAACATCGCAAGTACATCGGCACCTACAGTCTGGCGAGGAACATCTCTTGGACATGGAGCACATCAACGATGGTGCGTCTGCAAGAGTGTTTCGTGTGAAACACAAAGTATCAGGTAAGATATTTGCGTGCAAACGTGCTCCTCGCGGCATCATACGATTTCAACAAGATCGTCTCCGGCTCTTTGTCCAAGAACTGGATATACTACGACGTCTGAACCACCGACACATTATTCGGCTCGTTACAAGCTACACTGATATGGACACATTCGCTCTTGTCCTACATCCTGTAGCCGATGAATCTCTCAAATCTATGCTCAACCGCCCGCTCTCGGTGGCAGAGCTTTCCATCTTGCGTCAATCTTTTGGGTGTTTGATATCGGCCTTGGTTTATCTACACGAAGAGCGACAAGTGCGGCACAAAGACATCAAACCCGACAACATATTGCTGGACCGTGACCGGATTTACCTTTGCGATTTTGGGATATCTCTTGACTGGTCTGAAATCGGAGAGGCCACTACCCACGGGAAACCGTTCCAACGAACAATTGGGTACTGTGCACCTGAGGTAATCAGTTGGCAATCACGCAACGATGCGTCAGACATATGGTC
The window above is part of the Ascochyta rabiei chromosome 1, complete sequence genome. Proteins encoded here:
- a CDS encoding Sterol 22-desaturase, giving the protein MALNASFVSPTADAKVAHIITQFDTAGLLSTVFNGLTFWKAALALLVGAVLYDQFMYIWQKGSIVGPALKTPFMGPFLDSVNPSFTKYHEKWSSGALSCVSVFHKFVVIASTREMARKIFNSPAFAKPCVVDAAYKLLRPENWVFLDGKAHVDYRKGLNGLFTRQALEQYLPGQEEIYNEYYKRFIELSQVQHKGEHIPFMQEFRLLITAISCRTFVGHYCSEEAVKKIADDYYLITAALELVNFPIILPFTKSWYGKKCADMVLDEFSKCAAKAKVRMAAGGKKECILDFWVANMIESENYRKAVEKGEKVEKPSMLIRWFTDLEISMTLFTFLFASQDATSSAATWLFQIMADRPEYLDKVRQENIDARNGDIHAEISLDALEKLPWTRAVVKEVLRYRPPVIMVPYLAKKDFPLTPEYTVPKGSMVIPTTYMALHDEEAYPNPDSYEPERWITGTADQQTKNWLVFGTGPHYCLGQTYAQANLMLMIGKASMMLDWNHKVTDLSEEIKVFATIFPMDDCLLTFKERTAA
- a CDS encoding Beta-glucosidase, which encodes MAPSATPSEHESSRVGPHPSYIEIAKPYILQSRIQTCLTSLSMTDAKEDAVRLQGVTWIDAVRRALSLPIRTFNTAVIYYHKFRLLHGDNEYNWADASAAALFTACKIEDTLKKSREILCASWNLKVGPGEALSSDDPRFENHSKQIIGLERLMLESASFDFRNRYPQKLMVKLARAVKFDQHNEAKTAWNLSVDLYRTFAPLKQSTPTLAIACLELAARLHERDAEALVDRGACRYAKWATSRGEVMETLLDLLDLYTHHRSSTSIGPLYPLETFINIRITLNTEASRLSLPRYTPYASEASASPTASSTPKTATNGSKPQPRNGIDTISPNTPDTPGTISPGQPPASAIGVRGQNGTVRFMLDAARARDEAVEVDKYHKIEEEEYEVEVPNDRADDAERRRVR